The genomic DNA GGAAACATAACACGGCCTTTAAATCGATCAAAACGTTTGTCTTCTTTTACAATAGTGAGTCCCGTTTTTTGTAAATAATCAATATTATAACCTTGTTTTAAAGCTTCGTCTGTAAAGGCTTGCCATTCATCAAGCGAATATCCTAAATCAAATTTCTTTATGGTTTCCTGAGTAAATCCACGCTCTTTAAAATAGCTTAATCCAATCGATTTTCCTTGGTCTGTTTTATGAAGTATGCTTTGAAAATATGTATTTGCAAACTCACTCACTAAATACAAACTTTCGCGCTCGTTTGCTTGTTCTTTTTGCTCGTTAGATTGTTCGGTTTCCTCTATTTCAATATTGTATTTCTTAGCGAGGTATTTTATGGCTTCCGGATATGTAAAATGTTCGTGTTCCATTAAAAATGACACAGCAGTTCCTCCTTTTCCTGTCGAAAAGTCTTTCCATATTTGTTTTACAGGCGACACCATAAAACTTGGTGAACGTTCATCACTAAAAGGGCTTAAACCTTTAAAATTAGTTCCAGCCTTTTTAAGATTCACAAAATCACCAATAACTTCCTCTACACGAGAAGCTTCAAATACTTGGTCTATAGTTGTTGCTGATATCAAATTATCTTATCATACCTGTAAAACAGGTGTTTTTTTTAATTAAAATGGATTTTTGCCTTTTTTAGGAACCACCACGTAAAAGTAATACAAACTATTAATATTAAAAACTCAATGGCAACTCATCATTTCAAAAAATCAAAAATTTATTTGACAATTTACTAATCCTAACTATATTGCTACTAATACGAATTTTTATCTTTTTAATGCATCCTAAAAAGTATAAATTATACCAAAAATTCTGCATAGCCATCTGAAATGGTAGGATAAAAAGTAAAGGTTCTGTATATAAATAAGTTAGGTGCAAGCTAAAAAACCGAAATGGAAGAAATAGCCGAAAAAGAATTTATAGAGCTACTCTATTCTGAAAATTTTTCAGAATTTACTGACCTATTAATAAATTTTGAAAATGTGACCAATGTAGATTTGAATAAAGTCACACTTTCAAATAAGTTTAAAAACTGCAAATTCAAAGGTGAAAGAGTTGATTTTATGAACTTAGGAGTTTTAGCCGAATTTAATTTGACTCATTATTTTAGTTTTGATGATTGTGAATTTGAAAACGATATTTATTTTAAAGATTGCGCTGTACAAGAAATTAAATTTTCTAATATTTCAAAGCCAATTAAAAACTTACATTTAGCACCAAAAAGGCTTGGATACTTTACTTTTGAATGTGCAGAAAGTTTAGATGAGAAAATTTTTAATGAAATTAATATTACTATTCATAACTGTGAAATTATAAAATTTTTAGATTTCTTACATCTTAAATCTACTGGTAATTTAATAATTTCTCATTGTAAAATTAATCGAGTTAAAATCCACGATTCCAAATTCAAAAGAATAGATATTGACCATTGTAATTTTGCAAGTGATTTTCAATTTACTCTTAATTCTGTACAGAATAGTTATTTTAAAAATAACGAGTTTAATAAAACAAATTTTTCACTCACAGATTTCGGAATTGACACAGAATTTTCTTTTAATGATTTCACTGGAACTGCATTGTTTGAAAAACTAAAAAATGAAAATAGAACTAGAGTAAAATTTAAGAGTTGTAATTTTATGAAATACACGTATTTCAATAAATCAACTCTTTATGATTTACATATAGATACTTCAAAATTTCAAGAATTTACCTCATTTCAAGAATTAGAATTAAACTCAATATTTTTAGACAGAACCATATTTGAAAAACCTGCATTTTTTGATGACATTGAAATTTTCAGATTTAGCAAATGCAACAAAAGAACTTTAAGAAATATAAAACAACAATTATTACGAACTGATAATAAAATAGATTACGACAATTTCCGCTCTCACGAACTTAATTCATATAAAGAAGAGTTAAAGAAAAATATTGAATTAAAACCAAAAGCTAATCGAAAAAAATTGCGCAGAGATTTAACAATTTTGAGGGTAAACTCATTCTATTCAAATAACGGAACAGATTGGGTTAAAGCAATTAAAAGAACTTTATTAGTTGCAATTCTGTTCTATTCAATATTTTATGGAATTCATAATTTCGAAAAGGAAATTGATTTTTCAAATGCTTCAGGATATAGTGAATATTTTATTGGATTATTTAGATATTTCTTGCTAACTGACTTTCATAATCCTTTAGCAAATAGTAGAGAATATTTGGTAAATGTTTGGGAATGGATTCCATTCGTATTTGGAAAGATATTTATTGGAATTGGAATTTATGAAATTTTAGTTTCATTTAGGAAATTCAGGAAATAAAGCCAACTGCTAACATGTATAATCAATGCTAGTTTGTGTGTACTCGGAAAATCCTATAGATTTCCCTCTGGTTCGTTTTCTTTTACTAATTTAGACCTAGCTAACGCAACTAACCATTCACGAATACGTTATAAACATGGAACAGCCAATAACACTGAAGTAAAGTGAAAGATAATTTTATAATCCATCAACAAGCTCAAAAATACCAATGGTCAGGAGAATGTTTCTTGTCGATTAAATCATTTTATGGTGGAAAAGCAAATTATCAAGTAAAACAACGCGAATATCTAGTTGACCAAACTAATTTCTTGATTTTAAATGAATGTACTAAATATCGTTTAACAATAGACAGCTCTAGTGAAACTGAATCCTTTTGTGTATTTTTTTCACCTGAATTTATTTTAAAAGTAGTTTCAGAGTTAAATTCATCTGATGAACAAATACTTGATTTCAATCCTAGACAAGAAGGTGGAATCAGGATTTTTGAAAAAAACTATTCCCATCAAGGCATCGTATCTGAATTACTAAAAAAAGGTAGAATACAATCCGAATTGGGCATGTTGGATCTTGAAAAAGATGAATTTTATCATCAATTGTTAAATGCAATTCTTCATCAAAACACGAAAACCCTTCAGGACACAAACCGACTATCCTTCAAAAAGAAATCTACTCGAGAAGAAATTTATCAAAGAATTCTTTTTGTGAAAGACTTTATAGATAGCAACTATTCTACTAACTTAAGATTAAATGACCTTGCTACCATAGGACTATTATCAGAAAATCATCTTTTGAGGAATTTCAATCAAATTTTTGGATTAACACCGTTTCAATATATTTCCCAAAAAAGAATTCAAGAAGCTAAACGCCAAATATTGGAAAGTGATAAACCTATAAAGGATATTGCTTTAGATGTTGGGTATTCGAGTTTCGGTAATTTTAGCAATTATTTTAAAAGTATTATTGGACAATCGCCTATGGCAATGCGAAAAAGGTGATATATAGTAATCCATAAAACACCTTTATTATTTCTTTTGCTGAAAAGACCATACTATGAAATTACTAACAGCATTACTTTTCTGCACATTAATTAGCTTAACATCAAAAACTAATGAGATGATTGAAACACTTAAAACCCACATTAAAAATAAAGCATCTGAAAAAGCAATTTCATTCATAAAACAAAACTCAGAAGTTTTAAACCTGGAAGATGAAAACGGAAGTTCGGGGCTAATGATAATAGCTTACAGCGGACTTGATAAAGTGTTTGAGCAAGCTATCGAATTAAAAAAAACATTTTCATTTCACGAAGCTATTGTGTGTGGAAAAAAGGATCTAGTCGAAGACTATCTGGTCAAATCTAATTCTAACTTGATAAATACCTATTCAAACGACGGATTCACTCCCTTATCTTTAGCTGCCTTTTTTAATCAAACCGAAATCGCAAAATCATTGATTAAGCTGGGTGCTAACCCTAATTTATCGGCAAAAAACCCATCAAAGGTTAATGCTCTTCATGCTGCAATTGCAAAAGAAAATTATGAACTATGCAAATTGTTAATCGAGAATGGAGCAAATGTAGATGCTGTACAGATGCAAAACGTCACAGCTTTACATTCTGCTGTTCACAGAGGAAACCTTGATTTAATAAAACTTCTCATTGAGAATAACGCATCAATTGACTCAAAAATGGACAATGGAGATACGGCTTTGATCATTGCGAAAAGAGAAGGTCATGAGAACATTGAAGCATATTTATTGGACAAACAGAACTAAAAAGGTCAGTACATAAAACTTAACGTCAGTTTAATTTTTTTTACACAAACAATATTTCAAGTGTTTGTTATTTTGACAGAGTAAAGTATAAGCCTTTCGACTTTATAAACTTTCGAGAAATCTCATAAGGATGGGATTCCTCCTTGTTCCCGATTCAAATGACAAGCAACAAAAGCCTTAAACTAATCCTTTAAAAATGAAACCCAAAAGTACCCGTAATACCAAACTTTCTAGCATCTGGATAATCAACCTCATCTAAATAATTACCTCTGAAGTTAAAATCTAATCTGAATACCTTAAAAATATTGCCAATACCTAAACTGTATTCGTAATACATTTCATCAGACGGTGCAACTAAAGGAATCTCATTAATGTTACCTGTAGTACTCAGTAAAACATTCTCATCAGAAATCTCTCCCCACACACCACGTATACTCACAATTTCACGGAGATTAAGCTTCCTTAAAAGTGGAATTCGTGAAAATATACGTCCGTTAAAATTATGTTCTAAATGCAACGACATATAGGTATCTGACACAAATTCGTAAAAGTCTAATTGAGAAAAGGTATTATAAATAGAAAAATACGTTTGATTTCCGGGTATAACGCTTAATAAGCCTAACGGCACTTCTCCAAAGGTCTTCCCCGCTTCTACCGTTGTAGTTAATCGTCCAAAGCCACCAACTTGCCAAGGCTGTATATAAGAGAACTGCACTTTAGTATAATCGAAATCACTATCAAGTACACTCTTATCACCTCGCGTTACTTGTGCAAATAACCGTGCAAAATCATCATTAGCAACACGACGTTCTACACCAAAACCTGTCATCTTTCTTTTAGGAAAGAAGGACATCGATAATGTAGTTTCAAACTGCTTGATTTCCGATTCTATACCTGTTGGTGTATTATAATCCAAACTAAAAGTAGGTGAAGCAGATTCTAAAGTCCTGTAATTTCCTCCCAACCTAAAAATAACATTACGCCATGGTTCTGCTTCAATAGCTAAACTGGTTAAATTTATAGAAGTTAATTTATCATTGGCACCTGTTCCAACAACAGATGAGGATGCTAAACTTCTTCCTAAAACATCTGTAGAAGTTGTTAAACTCGCTCCTATTTGTTCAACATCACGACGATTTCCTCCAGAAATAATAAGTCTGCTCTTTTTATCTAATAGCCACTTACCAGAAATACCATATTTAAATTTATTATCCTCAAAACCATAAGCAACGAATCCTTCTAATCTCCAAAGATCATTTCTTCCAAAATAAGTACGTCCACCTGCTCGCAAACGTAATCCTTCCACTTCATTAAACCCAAAGGTTGAAAAAATAGGCCCGTAATCTAATGGTAAGGTATTAAACTCTATATAACCTGATGTTAAAATACTCCCTAAGTTATATAGTTGCTTGAATTTCTTAACTGTTTTTAACGTGTCAAGCATTTTGTAAACACCTTGCTCATCCTTGTTTAAAGCTTCCATTCGATTCTCTTTCCAAAATGCATCCCCTCTATGATAAACATCCTTATCATAATTATAAACTTCTTGGTCATAGAATTTATCATCCAAATCTTTATCAAACGTATAATTATCATATAAGGTGGTACGCTTACCATAAACACCACGCGATTTTTCTTTTTTATTAAAAGCAAAATCAGACATCATATAATCACGTTTAACAAGAAATAACGAATCGTTTAACACTTCAAACTCTTGCTCTATATAAATCTCTTTTACCCAGTTAATATTAGCACTTTTTGAAGCTTGTAAATTAATTTCTTTAATAGCATATGTAGTATCTGCTACCCAAAAATCACCTTTAAAAGTAAGCTCGTTTTTTCGTCTTGGATAATAAATAATATTGTAACACCATTTATTATCTATAAATGTACTATCGGACAACACATAATTATAAGTACTAATTCCTGTTTTAGACAAAGGGCTAACAAAACTCTTATCAAAAAACTTTAAGTAATTATCGTATACGTTATAATCGGAATATAAATCATTAACAAAATCAATCACCATCTGATTGTCGCTAAATCCAGAGTTTTTATTTCCTTTTAAAACTTCTTTTTCTTTATTAATAGTGTTATCTCCATATACTCTTGAAACGGCTTCGTTTATAAACATTGGTAGATATGTTTTACCAGTAACTCGAGACGTATCTACTTCGTTAAAAACAAATTCCATGCCTCTAAAAAGCCTACTCTTAATAAGTGCGCTATCAATAGTATTAATATCAAATTCTACTTTTTCGTATTTATCGTATTCGTATTGTTTATATAGATTTAAACCATTTTTACGTTTATGCTCCCAGATTTTTCTAAGTAAGTCTATAGCAGGATTATTCTTTTTAGATTGTTTTCCTGTGGTTATAACAACTTGATCTAATTCTCCCAGTTCTTCTTTAAGCGTAAACTTTAAATTATAATTTACTTTTTTTTCTAAAGACACATGTAATGTTTCATATCCAATAAAAGACACCGTGAGTCCTGTCCATGTTTCATCAGATTCTAAATAGAACTTCCCGTTTTCGTTTGTTATGGTTCCTATGGTTGATCCTTTAAAAATGACGTTCGCAAACGATACAGGCTCATTAAACTCATCAAACACGTAACCACTGACTTTAGTTTGGGCTATAGTGGAAATAATTCCAAAGAAAAAAAATGCAATAAGTAGTCTTATTCTCATAATACGAAACAAAAACAAAAAAAACTTCATCAACAATCGTGCTAATGAAGTTTCTATAACGTAAAAAATATTAATTTATTTGTATAATACCTTTTTTACTGCTTTAATAACATCATCGCTATTTGGTAACCATTCTGCTAATAAAACTGGTGAATATGGTGCAGGTGTATCTGCTGTATTAATTTTTACAATAGGCGCATCTAAATAATCAAATGCTTCACTTTGTACTAAATATGTAATTTCGGTCGCTACATTCCCAAAAGGCCATGCTTCTTCTAAAACTACCAATCTGTTTGTTTTCTTAACCGATTCTACGATTGCTTTTCTATCCATAGGACGAACAGTACGTAAATCTATAATTTCACAAGAAATATTTTCCTTAGCTAATTCATCTACTGCTTTATAAGCTTCTTTAATAATCTTTCCAAAAGATACAATCGTTACATCTGTTCCTTCTCGCTTAATTTCTGCAACACCTAAAGGGACTATATATTCCCCTTCTGGCACTTCGCCTTTATCACCATACATTTGCTCACTTTCCATAAAAATTACCGGATCGTCATCACGAATAGCCGCTTTTAATAATCCTTTGGCATCATATGGATTTGATGGCACTACAACTTTTAAACCTGGTGTATTAGCAAACCAATTTTCAAATGCTTGCGAGTGTGTAGCACCTAATTGACCTGCAGAAGCAGTAGGACCACGAAACACAATAGGACATTTAAATTGCCCGCCAGACATCTGTCTGATTTTTGCAGCATTGTTTATAATTTGATCAATTCCAACTAAAGAGAAGTTAAACGTCATATACTCAACAATAGGTCTATTACCCGTCATTGTAGAACCAATAGCAATCCCTGCAAAACCAAGTTCTGCAATAGGTGTATCAATAACGCGTTTGGCTCCAAATTCATCCAACATACCTTTCGATGCTTTATAAGCACCATTATATTCTGCTACTTCTTCACCCATTAAATAAATGCTTTCGTCTCTGCGCATTTCTTCACTCATGGCTTCACAAATAGCCTCTCTAAATTGAATAGTCTTCATTAACTTAATTTTAATTCGAGTTGCAAAAATAGGAATTATTGATTATAATCTAATATAAAAACTAACAGTAAAATTATCCTCCAAAAAAAATTATTAATTTTATAGAAATTATATACGAATAATGAAGATTTATTACTTTAAATTAGTTCTTATTCTTTTTATGTGCTATTTATATTAATGTTATGATTTTACGTTAAAAGCCCAAAAATTATTATCGATTAGAAAACCAGCTCTATTTTATAATTCCTAACACTAAAAATCAACAGTTTTTTTGATAATGTTATCTCGGTTCAAATAAGAAATTCTTCGTATAATTTTAATCTTTAAACGATAAAATACCTATCAAAGAACAAGTAAATAATCTTTGTTTTGTAAAAATATTTATTACCAATAACAAAGTTTACGGCTTAAAATTCATAAAGAAATGCTACTATTTATGCTTTTTTGATAATTTTAATGATTATTTACTATGCACGCATAGTAAATAATCGGAATAAAATAATTACCTTCGTATCCTTAAAATTAAGTCCTTATTTGTAATTTTTAAAGGATTGTTTTTCAAATACTAATTATTACAAAAAAGACTATCTAACTTAAGTAAAACTAAACGATTAAATTGTTGTAATATGAAAATATTAGTGTGCATTAGTCATGTTCCTGATACGACTTCTAAAATTAATTTTAGTGAAGGTGACACAAAATTTGACACCAATGGTGTGCAATTTGTTATAAACCCAAATGATGAATTTGGTTTAACTCGTGCTATGTGGTTTAAAGAAAAACAAGGTGCTCATGTTACCGTTGTAAATGTTGGTGGCGCAGATACAGAACCTACACTTCGTAAAGCTTTAGCTATTGGTGCCGATGCTGCTATTAGAGTAAATACCATAGCGTCTGATGGTTTTTCGGTGGCAAAACAATTAGCTAATGTTGTTAAGGACGGTGCTTACGATTTAGTCATAGCAGGTCGTGAATCTATTGATTATAATGGTGGTATGGTTCCTGGTATGATTGCAGGGTTAACTCATGCAAACTTTGTAAATAATTGTATTGGTTTAGAAGTAGATGGTACTTCTGCAAAAGTTATACGAGAAATAGATGGTGGAAAAGAGACTGTATCTACTGCTCTTCCATTAGTTATTGGTGGTCAAAAAGGATTGGTTGAAGAAAGTGATCTTAGAATACCAAATATG from Flavivirga abyssicola includes the following:
- a CDS encoding helix-turn-helix domain-containing protein yields the protein MKDNFIIHQQAQKYQWSGECFLSIKSFYGGKANYQVKQREYLVDQTNFLILNECTKYRLTIDSSSETESFCVFFSPEFILKVVSELNSSDEQILDFNPRQEGGIRIFEKNYSHQGIVSELLKKGRIQSELGMLDLEKDEFYHQLLNAILHQNTKTLQDTNRLSFKKKSTREEIYQRILFVKDFIDSNYSTNLRLNDLATIGLLSENHLLRNFNQIFGLTPFQYISQKRIQEAKRQILESDKPIKDIALDVGYSSFGNFSNYFKSIIGQSPMAMRKR
- a CDS encoding DUF5686 and carboxypeptidase-like regulatory domain-containing protein — protein: MRIRLLIAFFFFGIISTIAQTKVSGYVFDEFNEPVSFANVIFKGSTIGTITNENGKFYLESDETWTGLTVSFIGYETLHVSLEKKVNYNLKFTLKEELGELDQVVITTGKQSKKNNPAIDLLRKIWEHKRKNGLNLYKQYEYDKYEKVEFDINTIDSALIKSRLFRGMEFVFNEVDTSRVTGKTYLPMFINEAVSRVYGDNTINKEKEVLKGNKNSGFSDNQMVIDFVNDLYSDYNVYDNYLKFFDKSFVSPLSKTGISTYNYVLSDSTFIDNKWCYNIIYYPRRKNELTFKGDFWVADTTYAIKEINLQASKSANINWVKEIYIEQEFEVLNDSLFLVKRDYMMSDFAFNKKEKSRGVYGKRTTLYDNYTFDKDLDDKFYDQEVYNYDKDVYHRGDAFWKENRMEALNKDEQGVYKMLDTLKTVKKFKQLYNLGSILTSGYIEFNTLPLDYGPIFSTFGFNEVEGLRLRAGGRTYFGRNDLWRLEGFVAYGFEDNKFKYGISGKWLLDKKSRLIISGGNRRDVEQIGASLTTSTDVLGRSLASSSVVGTGANDKLTSINLTSLAIEAEPWRNVIFRLGGNYRTLESASPTFSLDYNTPTGIESEIKQFETTLSMSFFPKRKMTGFGVERRVANDDFARLFAQVTRGDKSVLDSDFDYTKVQFSYIQPWQVGGFGRLTTTVEAGKTFGEVPLGLLSVIPGNQTYFSIYNTFSQLDFYEFVSDTYMSLHLEHNFNGRIFSRIPLLRKLNLREIVSIRGVWGEISDENVLLSTTGNINEIPLVAPSDEMYYEYSLGIGNIFKVFRLDFNFRGNYLDEVDYPDARKFGITGTFGFHF
- a CDS encoding electron transfer flavoprotein subunit beta/FixA family protein — encoded protein: MKILVCISHVPDTTSKINFSEGDTKFDTNGVQFVINPNDEFGLTRAMWFKEKQGAHVTVVNVGGADTEPTLRKALAIGADAAIRVNTIASDGFSVAKQLANVVKDGAYDLVIAGRESIDYNGGMVPGMIAGLTHANFVNNCIGLEVDGTSAKVIREIDGGKETVSTALPLVIGGQKGLVEESDLRIPNMRGIMMARKKPLTVVEPIDANAETTSVKFEKPTPKGAVKLVSADNLDELVNLLHNEAKVI
- a CDS encoding pyruvate dehydrogenase complex E1 component subunit beta, translating into MKTIQFREAICEAMSEEMRRDESIYLMGEEVAEYNGAYKASKGMLDEFGAKRVIDTPIAELGFAGIAIGSTMTGNRPIVEYMTFNFSLVGIDQIINNAAKIRQMSGGQFKCPIVFRGPTASAGQLGATHSQAFENWFANTPGLKVVVPSNPYDAKGLLKAAIRDDDPVIFMESEQMYGDKGEVPEGEYIVPLGVAEIKREGTDVTIVSFGKIIKEAYKAVDELAKENISCEIIDLRTVRPMDRKAIVESVKKTNRLVVLEEAWPFGNVATEITYLVQSEAFDYLDAPIVKINTADTPAPYSPVLLAEWLPNSDDVIKAVKKVLYK
- a CDS encoding ankyrin repeat domain-containing protein codes for the protein MKLLTALLFCTLISLTSKTNEMIETLKTHIKNKASEKAISFIKQNSEVLNLEDENGSSGLMIIAYSGLDKVFEQAIELKKTFSFHEAIVCGKKDLVEDYLVKSNSNLINTYSNDGFTPLSLAAFFNQTEIAKSLIKLGANPNLSAKNPSKVNALHAAIAKENYELCKLLIENGANVDAVQMQNVTALHSAVHRGNLDLIKLLIENNASIDSKMDNGDTALIIAKREGHENIEAYLLDKQN